The following proteins are co-located in the Blattabacterium sp. (Blatta orientalis) str. Tarazona genome:
- a CDS encoding isopentenyl-diphosphate delta-isomerase, translating to MARKQEDFIPLIGKKNKIIGFEKKEKIHTKGLLHSAVSVFVFNDKSKKDDNRLLMLQKRSSEKYHSSLLWTNTCCSHPRKHESVLTAAHRCLIEEMGFDCFLEKKFCFTYHELLNNGLIENELDHVFVGYHAYSPIINSKEVDNWKWITLKGLRKDIQLYPNSYTIWLKIIIKNYLQKLI from the coding sequence ATGGCGAGAAAACAAGAGGATTTTATTCCTTTGATAGGAAAAAAAAACAAAATTATCGGGTTCGAAAAAAAAGAAAAAATTCATACAAAAGGGTTATTACACAGCGCGGTATCTGTTTTTGTCTTTAATGATAAATCCAAAAAAGATGACAATAGGTTGTTAATGTTGCAAAAAAGATCTTCAGAAAAATATCACTCTTCACTTTTATGGACTAATACCTGTTGTAGTCATCCTCGGAAACATGAATCTGTTTTGACAGCTGCACATCGTTGTTTAATAGAAGAAATGGGTTTTGATTGTTTTCTAGAAAAAAAATTTTGTTTTACCTATCATGAATTATTAAATAATGGATTAATAGAAAATGAATTAGATCACGTATTCGTAGGATATCACGCTTATTCTCCTATCATTAATTCTAAAGAAGTAGATAATTGGAAATGGATCACTCTAAAAGGATTAAGAAAAGATATTCAACTTTATCCGAACTCTTACACCATTTGGTTAAAAATTATTATTAAAAATTATCTACAAAAATTAATTTAG
- a CDS encoding 6-carboxytetrahydropterin synthase — translation MKATISRKGYFSSAHKLYNPQWDYHKNIEIFGKCAYLNYHGHNYEYIVSLTGKINPETGFVFSLQKLKNILHEEIEELFDHKNINLDIKDFSIINPTAENIVIFLWNRNKKKISSNLHLKITLYETKNNFVEYDGS, via the coding sequence ATGAAAGCAACTATAAGTAGAAAAGGATATTTCAGTTCCGCGCATAAACTATACAATCCTCAATGGGATTATCATAAGAATATTGAAATATTTGGAAAATGCGCTTATTTAAATTATCATGGACATAATTATGAATATATAGTAAGTCTTACAGGAAAAATAAATCCGGAAACTGGATTTGTTTTCAGTTTACAAAAATTAAAAAATATTCTTCATGAAGAAATAGAAGAACTTTTTGATCACAAAAATATTAATCTCGATATTAAAGATTTCTCGATAATTAACCCTACTGCAGAAAATATTGTTATTTTCTTATGGAATCGAAATAAAAAAAAAATATCGTCTAACTTACATTTAAAAATAACTCTGTATGAAACTAAAAATAATTTTGTAGAATATGATGGATCATAA
- a CDS encoding MATE family efflux transporter, producing MVGILGKKALASVSLANSVFFIIIIFGLGISTSISSLIASLDAKHEYKKGAMIFYHGLILNFLLSILMYVFIHVFFYVIPYLGQPQEILSDTISFLRIIALSFIPWMAFEVFEISEGLSLVVPSLIITWISAFINIILNYSFINGFYGFPNLGIKGIAYATLISRITMLIGLYLLLYKYKKVRIYYKYFHCFFKKEYFEKILKIGIPSGLHMLFEMSAFSISSFITGKCGIKELAAHQIVISLVTSTFLLSTGFSVAATVRIGNQLALKNYSELRKIGWSVLFMEMTFMLVCSFFFILFRNHIPYIYIKNDHEVVGIAKKMIIIASIFQLFDGLQGIILGALRGIQDVKIPMWISFFSYWIIALPIAWIFSIYLKMGGKGVWMGLGIGLTISSMLLMIRYETITKRLIKMNDN from the coding sequence ATGGTAGGTATTTTAGGAAAAAAAGCTTTAGCCTCAGTTTCTTTAGCCAATTCCGTTTTTTTTATTATCATCATTTTTGGACTTGGAATTTCCACATCAATTTCTTCTTTAATAGCATCTTTGGATGCTAAACATGAATATAAAAAAGGAGCCATGATTTTTTATCATGGTCTAATTCTTAATTTTCTTTTGTCAATTCTTATGTATGTTTTTATACATGTTTTTTTCTATGTTATTCCATATTTAGGACAACCTCAAGAAATTTTAAGTGACACCATATCTTTTTTAAGAATTATAGCTTTATCTTTTATTCCATGGATGGCTTTCGAAGTTTTCGAAATTTCCGAAGGATTATCTTTAGTTGTTCCTAGCCTGATTATTACTTGGATTTCGGCTTTTATCAATATAATATTAAATTATTCATTTATTAACGGATTTTATGGATTTCCAAATTTAGGAATAAAAGGAATCGCTTATGCTACTTTAATTTCTCGTATAACTATGCTCATAGGTCTTTATCTTCTATTATATAAGTATAAAAAAGTTCGTATTTACTACAAGTATTTTCATTGTTTTTTTAAGAAAGAATATTTTGAAAAAATCCTGAAAATAGGAATTCCTTCTGGACTACACATGTTATTTGAAATGAGTGCTTTCTCTATATCTTCTTTTATCACTGGAAAATGTGGAATCAAAGAATTAGCAGCACATCAAATAGTAATTAGTCTTGTTACTTCTACTTTTCTTCTAAGTACAGGATTTTCTGTAGCTGCAACAGTAAGAATAGGAAATCAATTAGCATTAAAAAATTATTCTGAATTAAGAAAAATAGGATGGTCTGTTCTATTTATGGAAATGACATTTATGCTGGTATGTAGTTTTTTCTTTATCTTATTTAGAAATCATATTCCATATATATATATAAAAAACGACCATGAAGTTGTTGGTATAGCAAAAAAAATGATTATCATTGCTAGCATTTTTCAATTATTTGATGGATTACAAGGAATAATTCTTGGAGCTTTGAGAGGAATACAAGATGTTAAAATTCCTATGTGGATAAGTTTTTTTTCTTATTGGATTATAGCATTGCCCATAGCATGGATTTTTTCTATATATCTAAAAATGGGGGGGAAAGGAGTTTGGATGGGTTTAGGAATAGGTCTTACTATTTCATCTATGCTACTGATGATAAGATATGAAACTATAACTAAAAGACTCATAAAAATGAATGATAATTGA
- the aroC gene encoding chorismate synthase, whose protein sequence is MAGNIFGNLFRVTTFGESHGNALGGIIDGCPAGIELNLEEIQNELNRRRPGQSSIVTQRNESDKVNFLSGILDNKTTGTPIGFIIYNKDHQSDDYRHIQNIYRPSHSDFTYEKKYGIRDYRGGGRSSARETICRVVAGSIAKQLIKDIKIISYVSSVGNISINKPYQDLDLSKIEENSIRCPDPYTAEKMISLIRKIQKKGDTIGGTITCVIKNVPVGIGEPVFNKLHAELAKAMLSINAVKGFEYGSGFFGSELTGSKHNDLFNSDGSTKTNFSGGILGGISNGMDIYFRIAFKPVATIMQKQKTIDKEGNLVFMEGKGRHDPCVLPRAIPIVESMTALVLADYWMYRKLSKYSSIRN, encoded by the coding sequence ATGGCTGGTAATATTTTTGGGAATTTATTTAGAGTTACTACTTTCGGAGAAAGCCATGGAAATGCTTTAGGAGGTATTATTGATGGATGTCCCGCTGGAATAGAATTGAATCTTGAAGAAATTCAAAATGAATTAAATAGAAGAAGACCAGGTCAATCCTCTATTGTTACTCAAAGAAATGAATCGGATAAAGTAAATTTTCTTTCTGGAATTTTAGACAATAAAACTACAGGGACTCCTATTGGATTTATTATCTACAATAAGGATCATCAATCAGATGATTATAGACATATTCAAAATATATATCGTCCTTCTCACTCAGATTTTACCTATGAAAAAAAATATGGAATAAGAGATTATAGAGGTGGTGGGCGTTCTTCTGCACGTGAAACAATATGTAGAGTTGTAGCTGGATCCATTGCTAAACAATTAATAAAAGACATAAAAATTATATCTTATGTTTCTTCCGTGGGAAACATATCCATAAACAAACCTTATCAAGATTTGGACTTATCCAAAATAGAAGAAAACTCTATCAGATGTCCTGATCCATACACTGCTGAAAAAATGATATCTCTAATCCGTAAAATTCAGAAAAAAGGAGATACCATAGGTGGGACTATAACCTGTGTCATAAAAAATGTTCCAGTAGGGATTGGAGAGCCTGTTTTTAACAAATTACATGCTGAATTGGCAAAAGCTATGCTTTCTATTAATGCTGTAAAAGGTTTTGAATATGGTAGTGGATTTTTTGGATCTGAATTGACCGGATCTAAACATAATGATTTATTTAATAGTGACGGAAGCACTAAAACAAACTTTTCCGGAGGGATTTTAGGTGGAATTTCAAATGGAATGGATATTTATTTTAGGATAGCATTTAAACCTGTAGCTACAATAATGCAAAAACAAAAAACTATAGATAAAGAAGGAAATCTAGTTTTTATGGAAGGAAAGGGGAGGCATGATCCTTGTGTACTTCCTCGTGCTATTCCCATTGTAGAATCTATGACGGCTTTAGTTTTGGCAGATTATTGGATGTATAGAAAATTATCTAAATATTCTTCAATAAGAAATTGA
- a CDS encoding DEAD/DEAH box helicase, which translates to MKTFKDYNFLNDKIIQALEDIGIKTPTPIQKEVIPYLLKSGKDLIALAQTGTGKTAAFGLPIIQKINLEFRFPQALILCPTRELCIQITRDLSRFSRYISLIKIIPLYGGVSIENQMLSLQKKTHIIVGTPGRIIDLIERKKLHLSDIKYLVLDEADEMLNMGFKEELDSIIIKLPKKRQSLLFSATMSKYMNGIAHNYLIDPIEIITGKRNFASDDVRHIYYIVSNQNKYLALKRIVDINPDIYGIIFCKTRKETREIAESLIQDGYNADALYGDLSQSQRESVMNRFRNRILQFLVATDIAARGIDVNDVTHVINYNIPDESEIYVHRSGRTGRAGNTGISVCIIHSRETRNLREFEKKIGKSFERIMIPSGEEVCEKKLFHFIEKVKKVVVDEQSMKTFLPEIQKRLEVFDREELIKRFSWIEFNRFFSYYKNSKDLNNPIFSYKKNYSVKKKFLSKRVKKESFSKLFLNIGYKDNLTKLGLINLINQAVNNSRINIGNIEILSNFSLFEVEKRYQKKILIGMSRIHHFGRPISIEIKN; encoded by the coding sequence ATGAAAACATTCAAAGATTATAATTTTTTAAACGATAAAATTATTCAAGCTTTAGAAGATATAGGAATAAAAACTCCTACACCTATACAAAAAGAAGTTATTCCCTATTTGTTAAAATCAGGAAAAGATCTAATAGCATTGGCACAAACCGGAACTGGAAAAACAGCTGCTTTTGGCTTGCCGATCATACAAAAAATAAATTTAGAATTCCGCTTTCCTCAAGCATTAATTTTATGTCCTACAAGAGAACTTTGTATACAGATAACACGTGATCTTTCCCGTTTTTCTAGATATATTTCATTAATAAAAATTATCCCCTTATATGGAGGGGTTAGCATCGAGAATCAAATGCTATCTTTACAAAAAAAGACTCACATTATTGTCGGGACGCCAGGTAGAATTATTGATTTAATTGAAAGAAAAAAATTGCATTTATCCGATATAAAATATTTAGTACTTGACGAGGCGGATGAAATGTTGAATATGGGGTTTAAAGAAGAATTAGATTCCATTATAATAAAACTACCGAAAAAAAGACAAAGTCTTCTATTTTCTGCCACGATGTCTAAATATATGAATGGAATAGCACATAATTACTTAATAGATCCTATAGAAATTATTACAGGAAAACGAAATTTTGCATCTGATGATGTGAGGCATATCTATTATATAGTGAGCAATCAAAATAAATATCTTGCTTTAAAACGTATCGTAGATATCAATCCAGATATTTATGGAATTATCTTTTGTAAAACTAGAAAAGAAACTAGAGAAATAGCAGAGTCTTTAATACAAGACGGTTATAATGCAGATGCACTTTATGGAGATCTTTCGCAATCACAACGGGAATCCGTTATGAACCGGTTTAGAAATAGAATTTTACAATTCCTTGTGGCGACAGATATAGCGGCACGTGGAATAGATGTAAATGATGTGACTCATGTCATTAATTACAATATTCCAGATGAAAGTGAAATCTATGTACATAGGAGTGGTCGAACAGGAAGAGCTGGAAATACGGGAATTTCTGTTTGTATTATTCATTCTAGAGAAACTAGAAATCTACGAGAATTTGAAAAAAAAATAGGAAAAAGTTTTGAGAGAATTATGATTCCTTCTGGAGAAGAAGTCTGTGAAAAAAAACTCTTTCATTTTATAGAAAAAGTAAAAAAAGTAGTAGTGGATGAACAATCTATGAAAACATTTCTTCCAGAAATCCAAAAAAGATTGGAGGTATTTGATCGAGAAGAATTAATCAAACGTTTCTCTTGGATAGAGTTTAATCGTTTTTTTTCCTATTACAAAAACTCTAAGGATCTAAACAATCCTATTTTTTCGTACAAAAAAAATTATTCTGTAAAAAAAAAATTTCTCTCAAAGAGAGTGAAAAAAGAATCTTTTTCAAAACTTTTTCTAAATATAGGATATAAAGACAATTTAACAAAATTAGGCCTGATTAATCTAATCAATCAAGCAGTTAATAATTCACGTATTAATATTGGAAATATAGAAATTTTATCCAACTTTTCTTTATTTGAAGTAGAAAAACGTTATCAAAAAAAAATATTAATAGGAATGAGTAGAATCCATCATTTTGGAAGACCTATTTCTATAGAGATAAAAAATTAA
- a CDS encoding folylpolyglutamate synthase/dihydrofolate synthase family protein — protein sequence MNFFKKIYFCYIIKLLYLVNYSETIQWIFNRLPIYQKKGLKSYKPGLKRIQSFCSHLGNPQNFFKSIHVGGTNGKGSTVHMLSSILQEERYNIGLFTSPHLIDFRERISCNGILIEKDFIINFIAENKKIIEKEKMSFFEMNTALAFQYFKEKKVHLAIIEVGLGGRLDSTNIINPEISIITNISEDHTESLGDDRLKIALEKAGIIKRNISVIIGSEISKEIQFVFFKEALKKNAPIYFSNYVKDYSKYQMPFEADYQNLNRIIVLKTIDILQKRKNIIVSNESIKSGLKKVIENTNFKGRWHILQRKNPKIICDIAHNEEGVLMINKQLKKESYKNLHLVLGFVKEKKVEIMLRYFPLEAFYYFCQPNIERKFSIQNLKILVKKMFKNNRKICFFPSVKKAFLSAKSQAKKKI from the coding sequence ATGAATTTTTTTAAAAAAATCTATTTTTGCTATATTATTAAACTTCTATATTTAGTGAATTACTCTGAAACTATTCAATGGATTTTTAACCGTCTTCCCATTTATCAAAAAAAAGGATTGAAATCCTATAAACCTGGTTTGAAAAGAATACAATCTTTTTGCTCTCATTTAGGAAATCCACAAAATTTTTTTAAAAGCATTCATGTTGGAGGGACTAACGGAAAGGGGTCAACAGTACATATGTTATCTTCTATCTTGCAAGAAGAAAGATATAACATAGGTTTATTCACTTCTCCTCATCTAATAGACTTTAGAGAGAGAATCAGCTGTAATGGTATTTTAATAGAAAAAGATTTCATTATCAATTTTATTGCAGAAAATAAGAAAATTATTGAAAAAGAAAAAATGTCATTTTTTGAAATGAATACGGCTTTAGCATTTCAATACTTTAAGGAAAAGAAAGTTCATCTAGCTATTATTGAAGTAGGATTGGGAGGGCGTTTAGATTCCACTAATATTATAAATCCGGAAATTTCCATTATTACTAATATTAGTGAAGATCATACAGAATCATTGGGAGATGATAGATTAAAAATAGCTTTGGAAAAAGCAGGAATTATAAAGAGGAACATATCGGTTATAATTGGGAGCGAGATTTCTAAAGAAATCCAATTTGTTTTTTTTAAAGAAGCCTTAAAAAAAAACGCTCCAATATATTTCTCAAATTATGTAAAAGATTATTCCAAATATCAAATGCCTTTTGAAGCAGATTATCAAAATTTGAATAGAATTATAGTCTTAAAAACTATAGATATTTTACAAAAAAGAAAAAATATAATAGTTTCTAATGAATCTATAAAGAGCGGGTTAAAAAAAGTTATTGAAAATACTAATTTTAAAGGACGTTGGCATATTTTACAACGAAAAAATCCAAAAATCATTTGTGATATAGCTCATAATGAAGAAGGTGTTCTTATGATCAATAAACAATTGAAAAAAGAATCATATAAAAATTTGCATTTAGTATTAGGTTTCGTAAAAGAAAAAAAGGTAGAAATAATGTTAAGATATTTTCCTCTTGAAGCTTTTTATTACTTTTGTCAACCTAATATAGAAAGAAAATTTTCTATTCAAAATTTGAAAATTTTGGTAAAAAAAATGTTTAAAAATAACCGAAAAATATGTTTTTTCCCTTCTGTAAAGAAAGCTTTTTTATCAGCAAAATCTCAAGCTAAAAAAAAGATCTAA
- the miaA gene encoding tRNA (adenosine(37)-N6)-dimethylallyltransferase MiaA, with the protein MKPYFIIFILGPTGVGKTSISIFLAKRLKTEILSCDSRQFYQELKIGSSRPTIKELESVPHHFIGHLTIHESYNAKCFEKDSLKKMKQLFKKYSILIMVGGSGLYEKSITEGLSDIPNIDLNIRNNLIYNFKKKEFFSSKEIQKLSKIPTNIDRNNPRRLIRYLEIVRSTGKNPSFFFKKKNLRFFLTLKIGLTLPREEIYIRINKRVEKMIQMGLLEEACRYYPYKHLNSLQTIGYKEIFDFLSKKKQSFHEAIEEIKKNTRRYAKRQLTWYRKDPSITWFHPKEKEKIFYFILNKVEMGNTGFEPVTPCL; encoded by the coding sequence TTGAAACCTTATTTTATAATTTTTATTTTAGGTCCAACTGGTGTTGGAAAAACGTCTATATCCATTTTTTTAGCAAAGAGATTAAAAACTGAAATTTTATCTTGTGATTCTAGACAATTTTATCAAGAATTAAAAATAGGATCTTCCCGACCTACTATAAAAGAGCTTGAATCGGTTCCACATCATTTTATAGGACATTTAACTATTCATGAGTCTTATAATGCCAAATGTTTTGAGAAAGATTCATTAAAAAAAATGAAACAATTATTTAAAAAATATTCTATTTTAATTATGGTAGGAGGATCTGGATTATATGAAAAATCGATAACAGAAGGTTTGTCGGATATTCCTAATATTGATTTGAATATTAGAAATAATCTAATCTATAATTTTAAAAAAAAGGAATTCTTTTCTTCAAAAGAAATTCAAAAATTATCCAAAATCCCTACAAATATAGACAGGAATAATCCAAGGCGTTTGATAAGATATCTAGAAATAGTTAGATCTACAGGAAAAAATCCTTCTTTCTTTTTTAAGAAGAAAAATTTAAGATTTTTTTTAACCCTAAAAATTGGATTAACTTTGCCAAGAGAAGAAATCTATATTCGAATAAATAAGAGAGTAGAAAAAATGATTCAAATGGGGTTATTAGAAGAAGCTTGTAGGTATTATCCTTACAAACATTTAAATAGTTTACAGACCATAGGGTACAAAGAAATTTTTGATTTTTTATCTAAAAAGAAACAATCCTTCCATGAAGCAATAGAAGAAATAAAAAAAAACACCAGAAGATATGCAAAAAGACAATTGACTTGGTATCGAAAAGACCCTTCTATTACATGGTTTCATCCAAAAGAAAAAGAGAAAATATTTTATTTTATTTTGAATAAAGTGGAAATGGGCAATACTGGATTTGAACCAGTGACCCCCTGCTTGTAA
- the gcvT gene encoding glycine cleavage system aminomethyltransferase GcvT encodes MDHNVKKTALYNSHIKLGAKMISYSGFYMPLQYVSSLIEHMSVRKNVGIFDVSHMGKFILKGKNSHNFLQYFTTNDLSNIKTGQAQYSCFINHLGGIIDDLVIYKISEEKFLLIVNAANIEKNKKWINDHLNYQNLTFIDSSQEYSLLAIQGPKSLSSIQKLTNISLSKIPFYCFEIGKFSEIDNVLISCTGYTGSKGVEIYIRNEYAENIWNEILKIGESFQIKPCGIASRDSLRLEMGYRLYGQELSEEITPIEAGLSWITKFNKKFIGREILLKQKKKETIKVYTFSCRKKGKIPRSGYSFKNEKNFTVGKVTSGGYSPVLKKGIGLGYIKKNNWSLDKNSIFVSIRNRNIPIQIVKLPFIKKHRNILYFLIST; translated from the coding sequence ATGGATCATAATGTAAAAAAAACAGCTCTATATAACAGTCATATAAAATTAGGAGCTAAAATGATTTCTTATTCTGGTTTTTATATGCCTCTTCAATATGTTTCTTCATTAATAGAACATATGTCTGTAAGAAAAAATGTTGGAATTTTTGACGTAAGTCATATGGGAAAATTTATTTTAAAAGGAAAAAATTCTCATAACTTTTTACAATATTTTACAACTAATGATCTGTCTAATATAAAGACAGGTCAAGCTCAATACTCTTGTTTCATCAATCACTTAGGAGGAATTATAGATGATTTAGTCATTTACAAAATTTCAGAAGAAAAATTTTTACTTATAGTTAATGCGGCTAATATTGAGAAAAACAAAAAATGGATAAATGACCATTTGAATTATCAAAATTTAACATTTATAGATTCATCTCAAGAATATTCTCTTCTAGCTATCCAAGGGCCAAAATCTTTGTCTTCTATTCAAAAATTAACAAATATTTCTTTGTCTAAAATTCCTTTTTATTGTTTTGAAATAGGAAAATTTTCAGAAATAGACAATGTTTTGATATCTTGTACGGGATATACTGGATCTAAAGGAGTGGAAATTTATATCCGCAATGAATATGCAGAAAATATTTGGAATGAAATTTTAAAAATAGGAGAATCTTTTCAAATAAAACCTTGTGGAATAGCTAGTAGAGATTCTTTAAGATTGGAAATGGGGTATCGTTTATATGGTCAGGAATTATCTGAAGAAATAACACCTATAGAAGCTGGATTATCTTGGATTACAAAGTTTAATAAAAAATTTATAGGAAGAGAAATATTGTTGAAACAAAAAAAGAAGGAAACTATAAAAGTTTATACCTTTTCTTGTAGAAAAAAAGGAAAAATACCTAGATCAGGATATTCATTCAAAAACGAAAAAAACTTCACAGTTGGAAAAGTAACTTCTGGAGGATATTCTCCAGTCCTAAAAAAAGGAATAGGATTAGGATATATAAAAAAAAATAATTGGAGTTTAGACAAAAATTCTATATTTGTTTCAATAAGAAACAGAAATATTCCTATTCAAATAGTAAAACTCCCCTTTATAAAAAAACATAGAAATATTCTGTATTTCCTTATTTCAACATAA
- a CDS encoding PaaI family thioesterase, whose translation MEKKNKKILKELNSLRKNTLMNTLQIKYIYLGLNFLVAKMPVNKKKLQPIGFLHGGATIALAESVGSSLSIININKNVFNVFNIEISANHIQKVIKGVIFAKAKIIHKGKTIHFIQISIYNEKKEKISYCKMTNIIIPKEKK comes from the coding sequence ATGGAGAAAAAAAATAAAAAAATCTTAAAAGAGTTAAATAGTTTAAGAAAGAATACATTGATGAATACTCTTCAAATAAAATATATCTATTTAGGATTAAATTTTTTAGTGGCAAAAATGCCTGTAAACAAGAAAAAACTACAACCTATAGGTTTTCTTCATGGTGGTGCTACAATAGCCTTAGCTGAAAGTGTTGGAAGTTCTTTGTCTATCATAAATATAAATAAAAACGTTTTTAATGTTTTTAATATTGAAATTTCAGCTAATCACATACAAAAAGTCATAAAAGGTGTAATCTTCGCAAAAGCAAAGATAATTCATAAAGGAAAAACAATTCATTTCATTCAAATTAGTATTTATAATGAAAAAAAGGAAAAAATTAGTTATTGTAAAATGACTAACATAATAATTCCCAAAGAAAAAAAATAA
- a CDS encoding chorismate-binding protein, with protein sequence MVKINVINLYKKIIENYWNNKSFVLFKKPYEKKIYFFSQEEKSKKENNFFLIVSFNRNYTIRIYTKKIYSINIENPKKMDNFIFPLQNSGSSLLIYSKKYKNLIENAIETIKKNRDFEKVVLSRCIKIPFQNFYLKKTFQKLIYSYPNAFVTLWYDFNYGFWIGASPELLVKCNEKKLKTVALAGTIWGNHRWTKKEVEEHNIVIKYFVNFFKKFSGNLCVEKTRILNIGHLHHLETPISFSFLEKPNYFKILDEISPTPSICGFPKNNSLDYIRKYEGYQRNFYTGYFGPVYDGGSRIELYLNLRCAKIKMDKKEIVLYAGSGITKDSEANKEYAETENKFKNILSKFIFD encoded by the coding sequence ATGGTAAAGATAAATGTGATAAACTTATATAAAAAAATAATTGAAAATTATTGGAACAATAAAAGTTTTGTACTATTTAAAAAACCTTATGAAAAAAAAATATATTTTTTTTCTCAAGAAGAGAAATCTAAAAAAGAAAATAACTTTTTCTTAATTGTCAGTTTTAATCGAAATTATACCATAAGGATTTATACAAAAAAAATTTATTCTATAAATATAGAAAATCCAAAAAAAATGGATAATTTCATTTTTCCATTGCAAAATAGTGGATCTTCTTTATTAATTTATTCGAAAAAATATAAGAATTTGATTGAAAATGCTATTGAAACTATAAAAAAGAATAGAGATTTTGAAAAAGTAGTTTTATCTAGATGTATTAAAATTCCATTTCAAAATTTTTACTTGAAGAAAACCTTTCAAAAGCTTATTTATTCATATCCGAATGCATTTGTTACTTTATGGTATGACTTTAATTATGGTTTTTGGATAGGAGCTTCTCCGGAATTACTAGTAAAATGTAATGAAAAAAAGTTAAAAACTGTAGCATTAGCTGGAACTATTTGGGGCAATCATAGATGGACTAAAAAAGAAGTAGAAGAGCATAATATAGTAATAAAATATTTTGTCAATTTTTTTAAAAAATTTTCTGGAAATCTTTGTGTTGAAAAAACTAGAATTTTAAATATAGGACATTTGCATCATTTAGAAACTCCTATTAGTTTTTCTTTTTTGGAGAAACCAAATTATTTCAAAATATTAGACGAGATATCCCCAACACCTTCTATATGTGGATTTCCTAAAAATAATTCTTTAGATTATATACGTAAATATGAAGGATATCAAAGAAATTTCTATACAGGTTATTTTGGTCCTGTTTATGATGGAGGGAGTAGAATAGAATTATATCTTAACTTAAGATGTGCAAAAATAAAAATGGACAAAAAAGAAATTGTTTTATATGCAGGGAGCGGAATCACAAAGGATAGTGAAGCTAATAAAGAATATGCAGAAACAGAAAATAAATTCAAAAACATTCTTTCTAAATTTATTTTTGATTGA